The Pyrodictium delaneyi genome contains a region encoding:
- a CDS encoding metallophosphoesterase family protein, producing the protein MTRESIQILHTSDTHLGYRQYGLIDREMDIYKVFDEVIETALREKVDAVIHSGDFFDSTRPPPQAIHYAIRSLRKLSEVDIPFIVVPGDHDLPRRRMLPPLLILEDVVESVTVLGLKGPEYRQLRVRSGLKLLVAGLRNEKGIGARQRVREHLSRLPVDPDRPSVLVLHQTLHEVAPDYELELGDLPKGYSYYAMGHIHLYRRFALGDSVAAYPGSIEALRVDEAAAQPQRYVIVAEIETGRTISLDRIALQSARPQIVEELVFNSLESLRSSLTQLRDRLARYPEDRKPLLHLTVTNVPRGIKTSVYKLVENIVSRYVLSYRLRIDTIETKLPPSIQKASSSIKLEELLRDVLRDEELTHLAMRLIDVLGSDPQSHAVQEATRLVEEVFGLRGRR; encoded by the coding sequence ATGACGAGAGAATCTATCCAGATACTTCACACATCAGACACCCACCTAGGGTACAGACAGTACGGGCTAATAGACAGGGAGATGGACATCTACAAGGTGTTCGACGAAGTAATAGAGACAGCGCTGAGAGAGAAGGTTGACGCCGTAATTCACTCCGGCGACTTCTTCGACTCAACACGGCCCCCGCCACAGGCCATACATTATGCGATAAGATCTCTTCGCAAGCTAAGCGAAGTGGACATCCCATTCATAGTTGTCCCAGGCGATCACGACCTACCCCGGAGACGTATGCTTCCACCACTCCTCATATTAGAGGATGTAGTAGAATCCGTGACAGTGCTTGGACTCAAGGGCCCCGAGTACCGGCAGCTCCGCGTGCGTAGTGGGCTCAAGCTCCTAGTAGCCGGATTGCGTAACGAGAAGGGTATAGGAGCACGACAACGCGTCCGTGAACATCTTTCGAGACTTCCCGTAGACCCTGACCGACCATCGGTACTGGTTCTACATCAGACGCTCCACGAGGTTGCACCGGATTACGAGCTTGAACTAGGTGATCTACCTAAGGGCTACTCGTACTACGCTATGGGCCACATACACCTTTACCGTAGATTCGCCCTAGGAGATTCTGTTGCCGCTTATCCAGGGTCTATAGAAGCTCTACGTGTAGATGAGGCGGCTGCCCAGCCACAGAGATACGTCATAGTCGCCGAGATAGAGACTGGTAGGACTATTTCGCTCGACCGCATAGCACTACAGAGTGCTAGACCACAGATAGTCGAGGAGCTAGTGTTTAACAGCCTAGAGTCGCTGCGCTCGAGTCTCACCCAGCTCCGGGACCGGCTAGCCCGGTACCCCGAGGATAGGAAGCCTCTCCTCCACCTCACAGTGACGAACGTACCTAGAGGGATTAAGACTTCTGTCTACAAGCTTGTCGAGAACATTGTGTCACGATATGTTCTCTCATACCGTCTAAGGATAGACACTATTGAGACAAAGCTACCACCCTCTATCCAGAAGGCCTCCTCGTCCATAAAGCTCGAAGAGCTGTTGAGGGACGTACTGAGGGACGAGGAGCTGACACACCTAGCAATGAGGCTAATCGACGTCCTGGGCTCCGATCCCCAGAGCCATGCTGTACAAGAGGCGACACGACTAGTCGAGGAAGTATTCGGGCTAAGAGGGAGGCGATAG
- the speD gene encoding adenosylmethionine decarboxylase — MEVVRRELQGHSVAEDFIVGKHVYGNLYGVDPERLWDEESLKKIVVEAAKVANMHLVELKSWKFTGYHGGVSIIALVLESHIAIHTWPDYGYATVDVYTCGAQSDPWKAFNYIITRLKPKYYIVHYADRSSIPGATENERK; from the coding sequence ATGGAGGTAGTTAGGAGAGAGCTGCAGGGACACAGTGTAGCTGAAGACTTTATCGTAGGTAAGCATGTTTATGGAAATCTCTATGGTGTTGACCCGGAGAGACTCTGGGATGAAGAGAGTCTGAAGAAGATAGTAGTGGAGGCGGCAAAGGTAGCAAATATGCACCTAGTAGAGCTAAAGTCCTGGAAGTTTACCGGCTATCATGGTGGTGTTTCTATAATCGCCTTAGTACTTGAGAGTCATATAGCGATACATACGTGGCCGGATTATGGCTATGCGACGGTCGATGTTTATACATGCGGAGCTCAAAGTGATCCTTGGAAAGCGTTCAACTACATAATAACTAGGCTGAAGCCTAAATACTACATAGTACACTATGCTGACCGTAGTAGTATACCTGGTGCAACGGAAAACGAGAGAAAGTAG
- the cysS gene encoding cysteine--tRNA ligase produces MIKWSGKPTIRVRNTMGQRLEEFKPLKPGIVRMYVCGPTVYDYTHIGHARTYVAFDAIKRYLVLRGYHVIHVQNITDIDDKIINRAQRENRDWREIVDEYSRDYFDMLKKLNIKVHIHPRVTEHIKEIIDFIQGLIDKGYAYVAPSGSVYFNVDAYPEYGSLSGRFHPEDWRQEEDVLREKKNPYDFALWKAWKPGEPYWEAPWGRGRPGWHIECSVMSSRYLGEQFDIHGGGQDLIFPHHENEKAQSEAYFSKKPWVKYWLHTGYLTIRGEKMSKSLGNIIPFREAAKKWNPSVLRMWLLSAHYRTQLDFSEESLAQAEANLRRIRGTVSELARMLERATPEGRISDDELKAIEDTSHAYLEFHEAMSNDFNTAAALASILKLTRLVNSTIIPGEYYTAGMLALRLYEEFNSVFSVIDDVLYGSAAPGGETVEKLIELIVSVRQELRKRRIYDIADSIRSELSQLGIRLYDHPGGKTTWRIE; encoded by the coding sequence ATGATAAAATGGTCGGGCAAGCCGACGATACGTGTACGCAACACTATGGGCCAGCGACTGGAGGAGTTTAAGCCACTAAAGCCAGGCATAGTACGCATGTACGTATGTGGTCCTACAGTTTACGACTACACACACATTGGGCACGCGAGAACATATGTGGCCTTCGATGCCATAAAACGGTATCTTGTGCTACGCGGTTACCATGTTATACACGTGCAGAACATAACAGACATAGATGATAAGATAATCAATAGGGCACAGCGCGAGAACAGAGACTGGCGCGAAATAGTAGACGAGTATAGCCGCGACTACTTCGACATGCTGAAGAAGCTCAACATAAAGGTGCACATACACCCGCGCGTAACAGAACACATAAAGGAAATAATAGATTTCATACAAGGTCTGATAGACAAGGGTTATGCCTACGTAGCTCCGAGTGGTAGCGTATACTTCAACGTCGATGCATACCCAGAGTATGGTAGCCTAAGTGGTCGCTTCCATCCAGAAGACTGGCGGCAGGAAGAAGACGTATTACGCGAAAAGAAGAACCCCTATGACTTCGCTCTATGGAAGGCCTGGAAGCCTGGCGAGCCCTACTGGGAGGCCCCCTGGGGGCGCGGAAGGCCGGGCTGGCACATAGAGTGCAGCGTGATGTCTTCGAGATATCTTGGCGAGCAGTTCGACATTCACGGCGGAGGCCAGGACCTAATATTTCCACATCACGAGAACGAAAAGGCACAGAGCGAGGCCTACTTCAGCAAGAAGCCTTGGGTCAAATACTGGCTCCATACCGGGTATCTGACTATACGCGGCGAGAAAATGAGCAAAAGCCTAGGAAACATAATACCGTTCCGTGAAGCAGCTAAGAAATGGAACCCCAGCGTGCTACGAATGTGGCTCCTCAGCGCGCATTACCGCACTCAGCTAGATTTCAGTGAGGAATCGCTAGCACAAGCTGAAGCGAACCTACGCAGGATACGTGGCACAGTTTCAGAGCTTGCTAGAATGCTAGAGAGAGCCACACCTGAAGGTCGAATAAGCGACGACGAGCTAAAGGCTATCGAGGATACAAGTCACGCATACCTAGAATTCCATGAAGCTATGAGTAATGATTTCAATACAGCAGCAGCTCTAGCTTCCATACTCAAACTCACGAGACTGGTAAACAGCACCATCATACCCGGCGAATACTACACGGCAGGTATGCTAGCACTACGACTCTACGAGGAATTCAATAGCGTGTTCAGCGTCATAGACGACGTGTTATATGGCTCGGCTGCGCCTGGCGGCGAGACTGTAGAAAAACTAATAGAATTGATAGTCTCAGTGAGGCAGGAGCTGAGGAAACGCAGGATATACGATATAGCGGACAGTATAAGGTCTGAGTTGTCGCAGCTGGGTATAAGGCTCTATGATCATCCAGGCGGTAAGACGACTTGGCGTATAGAATAA
- a CDS encoding class I SAM-dependent methyltransferase, with translation MIGLGYQPSVPWVPTREEVIKTLITILQPRSGDIIYDIGCGDGRVAVALAEAFPHARIKCIELRKDLVEKARKLVRDHNLVNRVEVIEADFFQVPLRDADIVYMYLLTSVNQKLRPKLEAELKPGTVVVSLDFPIPGWNPVVTYELQRSWQRTFYIYVRGVSDQSLEPLERDKLLHEALERIRKGIASNNV, from the coding sequence ATGATTGGGCTTGGGTATCAGCCCTCTGTACCATGGGTCCCTACACGTGAAGAAGTCATAAAGACTCTCATAACTATACTACAACCCAGAAGTGGAGACATTATATACGATATAGGTTGCGGGGATGGCCGCGTAGCTGTAGCACTTGCCGAGGCATTTCCACATGCGCGCATAAAGTGTATTGAGCTTAGAAAAGACCTTGTTGAGAAGGCTCGCAAGCTTGTGAGAGACCACAACCTCGTAAACCGTGTAGAGGTTATTGAAGCTGATTTCTTCCAGGTACCACTAAGAGACGCTGATATAGTATACATGTACCTGCTTACGAGCGTTAACCAGAAGCTCCGACCCAAGCTCGAAGCCGAGCTGAAACCAGGCACAGTAGTAGTATCGCTGGACTTTCCTATCCCCGGCTGGAATCCCGTAGTTACATACGAGCTTCAACGTTCATGGCAAAGAACATTCTATATCTATGTCAGAGGTGTTTCCGACCAGAGCCTAGAGCCGCTCGAGAGAGATAAACTTCTGCACGAAGCCCTCGAGAGAATAAGAAAAGGAATAGCCTCCAACAATGTTTGA
- a CDS encoding ATP-binding protein, which yields MHEIEDTGSKAGAIELSGLEKPLGFVVDNSTPVVARFVSSNPPPVGDYVVIEHPDGIVLGMVEHVGTRSITLNALPGVYDPAIVEKLSAEMGDEDVFFECTARLLGDVETLRMPRLPPLPGARVYRAPSNLLKHVFGGKEPYWIRLGVLASRPDIPVYINVNRLVTRHTAILAVTGAGKSNTVAVIVDRLVKHGGTVLIFDFHGEYVGSSLGGRVNVIEPLLNPRLLSIAELMVLLGIEQRYYNQERVLRKALAKLKEAGSEEKGGFLDTLASIVEHMAHRRREESTAATAVVNKIESLRERYGEIIRDDAVDPVSRIRPGYANIVDLSRVDRDAADAVVSHMLRIVLAERKRHKLTGSSQVPFPVLIVVEEAHILAPRDEDTLSKYWLARIAREGRKFGVGLMLVSQRPKGLDPDILSQANNLVVLRIVEPSDQRYIQAASESLSDDLVAHLPSLNTGEAVVIGPFIRIPALVRIDKYEGRLGGADIDVVAEWQSLSRTLDEAGSVDDLVSEFM from the coding sequence ATGCACGAGATAGAGGACACTGGCAGCAAGGCTGGCGCCATAGAGCTGTCGGGTTTAGAGAAACCATTAGGCTTCGTGGTTGACAACTCGACGCCGGTCGTAGCCAGGTTTGTGTCCTCGAACCCGCCGCCTGTCGGCGACTATGTGGTAATAGAGCATCCCGACGGCATTGTGCTCGGGATGGTCGAGCATGTAGGCACGAGGAGTATAACGTTGAATGCTTTGCCCGGCGTATACGACCCCGCTATAGTCGAGAAGCTTAGTGCCGAGATGGGTGATGAAGACGTATTCTTCGAGTGTACTGCGAGGCTTCTAGGCGACGTTGAGACATTACGTATGCCTCGTCTACCTCCCCTACCCGGCGCCAGAGTGTACCGCGCCCCCAGTAATCTACTCAAACACGTCTTTGGCGGCAAGGAGCCGTATTGGATACGCTTAGGCGTGCTAGCCTCACGACCCGATATACCCGTCTACATTAATGTTAACCGCTTGGTTACTAGGCACACGGCAATACTCGCCGTAACCGGGGCCGGCAAGAGCAACACCGTCGCAGTAATAGTGGATAGGCTGGTTAAGCATGGGGGCACCGTCCTGATATTCGACTTCCACGGCGAGTACGTGGGCTCAAGCCTAGGCGGCCGTGTCAACGTAATAGAGCCGCTGCTCAACCCCCGCCTCTTAAGCATAGCAGAACTCATGGTTCTACTTGGGATAGAGCAGCGCTACTATAATCAGGAGCGCGTGCTCCGCAAGGCGCTGGCGAAGCTAAAGGAGGCTGGATCTGAGGAGAAGGGCGGCTTCCTCGATACATTAGCCAGTATAGTGGAGCACATGGCACACCGGAGGAGAGAGGAGTCCACCGCTGCAACCGCGGTTGTTAACAAGATTGAGTCGCTCCGGGAGCGCTACGGCGAGATAATACGCGACGATGCTGTGGATCCGGTATCGAGGATCCGTCCCGGCTACGCCAACATAGTTGACTTGAGCCGTGTTGACCGGGATGCCGCCGATGCAGTAGTGAGCCATATGCTACGTATAGTCCTGGCTGAGAGGAAGCGACACAAGCTCACCGGTTCTAGCCAGGTACCGTTCCCCGTTCTCATAGTAGTGGAGGAGGCACACATACTAGCTCCGAGGGACGAGGACACACTGTCCAAGTATTGGCTCGCCAGGATAGCCCGTGAAGGACGTAAGTTCGGCGTGGGCCTCATGCTTGTTAGCCAGAGGCCTAAGGGCCTCGACCCGGATATACTTAGCCAGGCTAACAACCTCGTAGTACTACGCATCGTAGAGCCGAGCGATCAGCGCTACATCCAAGCCGCTAGCGAGAGTCTAAGCGACGACCTCGTAGCCCATCTACCCTCTCTTAACACGGGAGAGGCTGTTGTTATAGGCCCGTTTATACGCATACCAGCCCTCGTCCGCATAGACAAGTATGAGGGCCGCCTAGGAGGGGCCGATATAGATGTCGTAGCCGAGTGGCAGTCACTCAGTCGTACGCTAGATGAGGCAGGGAGTGTAGATGATCTAGTCTCAGAGTTCATGTAG
- a CDS encoding TIGR00304 family membrane protein: MDTPSLHNGVASKLIPAGIILVFVGILLVFVGVFYSIMRNAGKGEYGGVVVIGPLPIVFGSSSEAVKIAVIGAIVIMVLALIIMLLPLLAGRSIMPTR; encoded by the coding sequence ATGGATACCCCGTCACTACACAATGGCGTCGCATCGAAACTCATACCGGCGGGTATAATCCTAGTATTCGTTGGTATATTGCTAGTGTTTGTAGGTGTATTCTACAGTATAATGCGTAATGCTGGCAAGGGCGAGTACGGTGGAGTTGTAGTGATAGGACCGCTGCCCATAGTATTCGGTTCGAGTAGTGAAGCAGTCAAAATTGCAGTGATAGGTGCAATTGTAATTATGGTTCTGGCTTTAATTATAATGCTGTTGCCTTTGCTAGCTGGTAGGAGTATTATGCCAACTAGGTAG
- a CDS encoding THUMP domain-containing protein gives MGAEEVPRYRLFNLIVAHEPGYYSMRRALREIESILGRARVFDAPRSLLLLKVSDPYDAVRRIAREVTEDSAILRAIPIDLEVPPYVDYVASTAKELLSAKADRSTRFAIRLEGRLYDRETGRLLHKRDAIEIIADGIELPVDLDNPDLLVLVKVVRVHRSLGYAAIMVAPPCAVYSRAHHSRGVCI, from the coding sequence ATGGGAGCCGAAGAGGTGCCACGTTATAGACTCTTCAACTTAATAGTGGCTCACGAGCCCGGCTACTACTCTATGAGGAGAGCGTTACGCGAGATAGAGAGCATACTTGGACGCGCCAGGGTATTTGATGCGCCACGCTCACTGCTTCTGCTAAAGGTCAGCGACCCCTATGACGCTGTAAGACGTATAGCGAGAGAGGTTACAGAGGATAGCGCCATACTAAGAGCTATACCCATCGATCTTGAAGTGCCTCCATACGTAGACTATGTGGCTAGCACTGCAAAGGAGCTGCTTAGCGCTAAGGCAGATCGTAGCACGCGTTTCGCAATAAGGCTTGAGGGTCGGCTCTATGATAGAGAGACTGGTAGACTGCTACACAAGAGGGATGCGATAGAGATTATAGCCGATGGTATAGAGCTGCCGGTGGACTTAGACAATCCCGATTTACTAGTGCTTGTTAAGGTTGTACGTGTGCACCGCTCCCTAGGCTACGCTGCAATCATGGTTGCGCCGCCATGCGCTGTCTATTCTCGTGCACACCACAGCCGAGGCGTCTGCATATAG
- a CDS encoding radical SAM protein yields the protein MKKLTSLVERLIAEKRRLTAELESKLSDREQQEARRDHHARRRPIPCGMTIHTGIGCNFGCLYCYVPEMGFPQRPKPYPLSGLQLVYALLINPYFVPGKPGTLLAFGSVTEPFMKTTVERALEYLEATWRYLGNPQQISTKSMLDGEHLERFMSKADPRISVLLSITTIHYAAVLEPGAPSPDERFDFASKLARKGMHVTLFLRPIIPGVTDKEFDEIMRRARDAGIRTMVPGSLRVTPGILRRLRASRVVDVSLMERRLPRQPRNSRDQVVIRETDLKNLAAKVARRYGLAVLPSSCSANIVSHGLACWACRWGPCGSAPKPPSSDEVAEAAEILGCRKARARVTRNMAYVECRGDKRLVDVVAVWIETVAKIRVVARPLKA from the coding sequence TTGAAGAAGCTTACGAGCCTCGTAGAGAGGCTTATAGCTGAGAAACGGAGGCTAACAGCCGAATTAGAGTCCAAGCTAAGCGATAGAGAGCAGCAAGAAGCGCGTAGGGATCACCATGCACGGCGCCGGCCTATACCCTGCGGCATGACCATTCATACGGGTATTGGCTGTAACTTTGGCTGCCTCTATTGCTACGTGCCTGAGATGGGATTCCCGCAAAGACCCAAGCCTTATCCGCTCTCCGGCCTGCAGCTAGTCTATGCTCTGCTCATCAACCCCTACTTTGTGCCAGGCAAGCCGGGGACCCTCCTGGCATTTGGATCTGTCACCGAACCATTCATGAAGACTACTGTAGAGAGGGCTCTAGAGTACTTAGAAGCCACGTGGCGTTATCTAGGCAACCCTCAGCAAATCTCTACAAAATCGATGCTGGACGGCGAGCACCTAGAGAGATTCATGTCAAAAGCTGACCCCAGGATAAGTGTACTATTATCGATAACGACTATACACTATGCCGCTGTGCTTGAGCCTGGCGCTCCTAGCCCCGATGAGAGGTTCGATTTCGCCAGCAAGCTAGCTCGTAAAGGCATGCATGTGACATTGTTCCTGCGACCTATAATCCCCGGGGTTACCGACAAGGAGTTTGACGAGATAATGCGGCGGGCTAGGGATGCAGGCATACGGACTATGGTTCCTGGCAGCTTGAGGGTTACACCCGGCATTTTACGTAGGCTCCGGGCATCGAGAGTCGTAGACGTATCCCTCATGGAGAGGAGGCTGCCGAGGCAGCCCCGGAATAGCCGCGACCAGGTGGTTATACGCGAAACCGACCTCAAGAACCTTGCTGCGAAGGTGGCTAGGCGCTACGGTCTAGCTGTTCTGCCGAGCAGCTGCTCAGCCAACATAGTGTCGCATGGGCTGGCGTGCTGGGCATGCAGGTGGGGGCCATGCGGCTCTGCCCCGAAGCCACCTAGCAGCGATGAGGTGGCAGAGGCTGCCGAGATTCTCGGATGCAGGAAAGCGCGGGCCAGGGTTACACGCAACATGGCCTATGTAGAGTGTAGAGGTGATAAGCGCTTGGTAGACGTGGTCGCGGTATGGATAGAGACCGTAGCTAAGATAAGGGTGGTTGCCAGACCATTGAAGGCGTGA
- a CDS encoding AAA family ATPase, with translation MIIERVELENVLSHRRTRIDFGRGIIAIVGPNGAGKTSIIDAITYALFGSHSRGTRSRKDALIRLGSSIARISVEFTANGHKYRLQKTIQRNGATQALLYLIDGGTAKLMARGVESVKAELKRIIGIDPLLADLLLVTRQGEIDEILVDRDRRIDVMNTILRLRAIEKAYERLAVIIRMLRRDKENKEELYRTEEARLREAEESAREYERIVKELEKLRPALEKAENEYSRLQEQAIELRRLKQRFDFLRAKREELARELNRLEREYEEARREYEIALNAKEELKELERLEKDLQLIEEAVNLVNEIRREKQHLESFASRMERIKEELRDFPEAERKANEYERLRSLLDELEQDSRQYHQVKSQLEQLEARAKLLRAKAEAETSRLLERLRTSIPLDFPREPHKIIEKLESMLASLERTIDTTRAKLENVHGQVEAKRSEIRDLEDKLMKLTEAQGRCPLCGRPLSDEHRVELISKIRAQKKRLEAELRRLESQETLLRNELRDLESRKRLIERLARDAQGAAKRIELMLREAEDAEQQKQRLQQQYLELFAKYKEYEEAKQRLRELEAWVSKYQKLRARMDEYKSLESETTRLKAEISKREQKLKEILDSIKLSIEELEEASKRISYYREYIAGVKSEAARLPRAEAKLRELEAEIDRVRSELESIDSELEEMGDVDTALEQTEVELREREQELRELRDRVARLEGMREKLEAMAAKTELLRSRVSQLREELKRYQEALQALEKIRRALGPDGVPRIIRQAVRNILEYHLRDTLMKFNIDFLDVRLEDDYSVVLVTREGEKTVSMLSGGERIALAIAYRLALARVVGERIESMIMDEPTIHLDEEKRRELVEIIKYGLEASGLLQLIVVTHDREIEDAADKVIEVTKVDGASIVRIRSPGDETTSIRAEYGLAAH, from the coding sequence GTGATAATAGAGCGCGTGGAATTGGAGAACGTGTTGAGCCATAGGAGGACAAGGATAGACTTTGGCCGCGGAATAATAGCTATAGTTGGCCCCAATGGGGCCGGCAAGACAAGCATCATAGATGCTATAACTTATGCATTATTCGGCTCCCACAGCCGCGGCACTCGTAGCCGTAAGGACGCGCTTATACGGCTAGGCTCGTCTATTGCACGTATCAGTGTAGAGTTCACAGCAAACGGGCACAAGTATCGCCTACAGAAGACCATCCAGCGCAATGGAGCAACCCAAGCCCTCCTATACCTCATAGACGGGGGAACAGCCAAGCTCATGGCGCGTGGCGTCGAGAGTGTAAAAGCTGAGCTTAAGAGAATTATCGGGATAGACCCGCTCCTAGCTGACTTACTGCTTGTGACAAGGCAGGGCGAGATAGACGAAATACTCGTAGACCGGGATAGACGCATAGACGTCATGAATACTATCCTACGACTACGAGCCATAGAGAAAGCCTATGAGCGCCTGGCGGTTATAATTAGGATGCTGCGTAGAGACAAGGAGAACAAGGAGGAACTATACCGCACTGAGGAAGCACGCCTTCGTGAAGCTGAAGAAAGTGCCCGTGAGTACGAGAGGATAGTTAAGGAGCTGGAGAAACTGAGGCCTGCTCTCGAGAAGGCCGAGAACGAGTATAGCCGTCTACAAGAGCAGGCCATTGAGCTACGGAGACTAAAACAGCGTTTCGACTTTCTAAGAGCAAAAAGGGAAGAGCTAGCAAGGGAGCTCAATAGGTTAGAACGCGAATATGAGGAGGCCAGGAGAGAATATGAAATAGCACTTAACGCGAAGGAGGAGCTGAAGGAACTTGAGAGACTCGAGAAGGATCTACAACTCATAGAGGAAGCTGTAAACCTCGTAAACGAGATTAGACGGGAGAAGCAACACCTGGAGTCCTTTGCATCAAGAATGGAGAGAATTAAGGAGGAGCTGCGAGACTTTCCAGAGGCTGAACGCAAGGCAAATGAGTATGAGAGGCTCAGATCACTTCTCGATGAGCTAGAGCAAGACAGCAGGCAGTATCACCAAGTTAAGTCTCAGCTAGAACAACTAGAGGCTCGAGCAAAGCTTCTTAGAGCGAAGGCCGAGGCTGAGACTAGTAGACTACTCGAGAGGCTTAGGACAAGTATACCTCTGGACTTCCCCCGTGAACCACACAAGATTATCGAGAAGCTTGAATCAATGCTCGCTAGCCTAGAGAGGACCATAGATACTACCAGGGCGAAGCTCGAGAACGTACATGGACAAGTTGAGGCTAAGCGATCAGAGATACGTGACCTTGAAGACAAGCTTATGAAGCTTACAGAGGCTCAGGGGAGATGCCCTCTATGCGGTAGACCGCTAAGTGATGAGCATCGTGTGGAGCTTATCTCTAAGATACGTGCCCAGAAGAAGCGGCTAGAAGCTGAGCTAAGGAGGCTAGAGAGTCAGGAAACCCTGCTGCGTAACGAGCTTAGGGATCTAGAGTCGCGAAAACGGCTAATAGAGCGGCTCGCAAGGGATGCCCAGGGAGCCGCTAAGAGAATAGAGTTAATGCTTCGAGAGGCCGAGGACGCTGAACAACAGAAGCAGAGGCTCCAGCAACAGTATCTCGAGCTTTTCGCGAAGTATAAGGAGTACGAGGAGGCAAAACAGAGACTACGCGAGCTGGAAGCATGGGTAAGTAAGTACCAAAAACTCCGGGCACGGATGGATGAATACAAGTCTCTCGAATCGGAGACCACTAGACTCAAGGCCGAGATTAGCAAGCGCGAGCAAAAACTCAAGGAGATACTTGATAGTATTAAGCTTAGCATTGAAGAGCTCGAGGAGGCCTCTAAGCGGATAAGCTACTACAGAGAATACATTGCCGGCGTGAAGAGCGAGGCTGCTAGACTCCCCCGGGCTGAGGCAAAGTTACGCGAGCTAGAGGCTGAGATTGATAGGGTCCGGAGCGAGCTGGAGAGTATAGACTCCGAGCTAGAGGAGATGGGCGATGTAGATACTGCTCTAGAGCAGACAGAGGTCGAACTTAGAGAGCGTGAACAAGAGCTTAGAGAGCTCCGGGATAGAGTCGCGCGGCTAGAGGGTATGAGGGAGAAACTTGAAGCCATGGCAGCGAAGACTGAGCTTCTACGGAGCCGGGTATCACAGCTACGAGAGGAACTCAAACGGTACCAGGAGGCGCTTCAAGCCCTGGAGAAGATACGTCGTGCACTAGGCCCTGACGGTGTACCACGGATAATTAGGCAGGCTGTGCGCAATATTCTCGAGTACCATCTACGGGATACACTGATGAAGTTCAATATTGACTTCCTTGATGTAAGGCTTGAAGATGATTATAGCGTTGTACTAGTGACGCGTGAGGGCGAGAAGACTGTGTCTATGCTCAGCGGCGGTGAGCGCATAGCACTTGCCATAGCTTATAGGCTTGCGCTTGCCCGAGTCGTCGGAGAGCGCATAGAGTCCATGATAATGGATGAGCCTACCATACATCTTGACGAGGAGAAGCGACGCGAACTAGTAGAGATTATCAAGTATGGATTGGAGGCTAGCGGTCTGTTACAACTGATAGTTGTGACCCACGACAGGGAGATAGAAGATGCTGCCGACAAAGTAATAGAGGTTACGAAGGTTGACGGTGCTAGCATTGTGAGAATACGTTCTCCAGGCGACGAGACCACCAGCATCCGAGCCGAATACGGATTAGCCGCGCATTAG
- a CDS encoding DUF2283 domain-containing protein, translating to MQDKDSGEIRRKSFCIEDVEKIWLEYDRQSDILYIHFGDINEEADEAILTENDVIIRVKGDKILTMTIMEFSRKAGLE from the coding sequence ATGCAAGACAAGGACTCGGGAGAAATCCGCAGAAAGAGCTTCTGTATAGAGGATGTCGAAAAAATATGGCTAGAATACGATAGACAAAGTGATATACTATACATACACTTTGGAGATATAAATGAAGAGGCTGACGAGGCCATATTAACAGAAAACGACGTTATAATCCGTGTAAAGGGCGACAAGATACTTACAATGACTATAATGGAGTTCTCACGCAAAGCTGGATTAGAATAG